Sequence from the Prunus persica cultivar Lovell chromosome G5, Prunus_persica_NCBIv2, whole genome shotgun sequence genome:
gggacagaccccatacgtggcgttggttgtaccagcgtatggggagatttgtaatatgatgttcaggtttcacgtggcgtaggttatccagcgttgagacaggccacgtacgtggcattggttgtaccggcgtacggggagattatgtgatattgtgttgaggtcgcacgtggcgtaggttatccggcgtgtcgacagaccccatacgtggcgttggttgtaccggcgtatggggagatttgtgatatgatattgaggtcccgcgtggcgtaggttatccggcgttgggacaggccccatacgtggcgttggttgtaccggcgtatggggagttatgtgatatgatgtgcaggtctcgcgtggcgtaggttatccggcgttgagacagaccccatacgtggcgttggttgtaccggcgtatggggagatattatgatagtatggcatggtcgcacgtggcgtaggttatccagcgtgttgacaggccccctacgtggcgttggttgtatcggcgtatggggagattatgtgaaatacagagagatgaaataaggtatcgcctatgtgtggaattgggttttatggaagaattacgtgtggcttgatccctcaaggagggtacgtaggcagcctaaggttattagccgcagccgcagactaaatgttagttataatttgtatttgaattgctTGGTAGTTGGTTAAggattattggaaggccgaaggccatttgtgtgaattgcatgaaattatattgtgcatgctgctagttgagaatattaaatgcgttttcatgcaggtataaattttgggaaatgtccaatttataggggagactctgccgaaatttcggcagaaagtctcggcttttagtaagtgggcccggcatcggggtgatgtcaggaattctaaagggttcgtctcggattttgagaaaattcggggcgggtcctttcagaaacaaatcaagaaattttttcaatttttttaaaatcttttccTTGACCTGTGTCTCAATGAAGGCATGTATTAATGTGAAGATACTTACCGGTTTCAAACTTCTTCAGATGATCCCAAACCTTGGCCTTCTTTTTCTCGGGGGAAGAATCACAAGTGGACCTGAAGAAATATAGAGCAGAGAGGGATAATAAGTGCTAGACAAAGCTTTTACGAATGCGACAATGACTGTGACCTTCTCGGCAGAGCTACTTTGTAGCAACGAAAGTGGAGCTCGAAACCCCTGGCTGGCCTTCTTTTTCTCGGAGGCATTCTCGGCACAATGCCGCCATaataagagaagagagagagagaggcacgaAGAAAGCATCTATTGAAACACAAGTTTGTTTAAACTTGATATGTATGAACCAATTACACCAACAGTTTTCACCGGTGAATTAAAACAAGTAAGGCGGTGACTTAAACACTAATATAAGAGAAAGAAGTGAGACTTACAACAGCAGTTACATTACCCAACCCCTGCAGGCTGCAGCACAGGCAACTCCACGAACAATAGTAAAGATAGCAGTGCTCATACATATGCCCTCGAACCAGTAGATGAAAATATCCtctcttttttgggtcaaaagatgaaaatatcCTTACTAATGAGTCGgttgatgaaaaataagaactttAAACcaatgtgaaaataatttcaataaataaagatgagtattgaaaaaaaaaatgtaagttGGATTCAAGCGCTTTCAAGTGCGGGGTAAttacattttaattgttatattttatatttcagATTTCGTGCAACATGCATTGCATCCGTGTGTGACTTGTGTAACAAAATTAGTGATAGCAATTTTAAGATGTTTTaacattacaaaattaatgataacAAATATATCTTTCAACCTTGTCGATCGGTTGgtacaaagaaaatataattaataagcCAATTACAATCAATCTAGTCTCATTTTGCTTGAAACCAGTTGACTagctaaaaacaaaataaggtcTAAAGAGAAgctatatatttataggtgtaTGTCAGTCCACTACAGTGAGAGCTTGATAACGTTCATCAGAGATAGCTAATTCCATGAGATAGTCGGGGCCAATTTCGCCTTCATTGTTGAGAAAGTGCTTGAGCAGATTGTTAGAGAAGCCATTGAGAATGGACACCCCCGGTTGTGTACGAGGCGCCACCGGCTTCTCCGGGTTGTACTTTGACAAAGTCCAAAACACCATGTGTGGCACAACATCCCCGTACCCTTTCTCCTTATACTTGCTCTGTATTGCCTGGTAATCAATCTTCCAAGAAGTTTCGGCCGCACTGGCACGATCAAAGTCCGCGTGACTCAACACTAACACCTTCTTGATCATCTGATCCGGCTTCAAGTTCTCATTCACAGCCACTTGgagaatcaaatcaaacagCTTCTCAAAATCAAGGTCGACACCGCAGGTCATCCTCCTCACAAACTCGTACTTGTACCTAAAATCGTCCCCGCCTCGTATGGAATGTAGCTGAGGCTCACGACTGAATTGGATCACCTTTCCTTTCCATGGCTCTTCACTCAGTTCAGACAGCAAGAGGCCCAAAGCAATGGAGACCTCCAAGGAGACCTCGTCGTccatgaatttggggtggacaTCACATACAGCCAACCAGTTTTTGAACTTGCCCTGCTTTGAGTAGACGTCCTCCACCATTGACTTCCACTGGAGCTCAGCAGCGCGGCCGAAATTCCAATGGTGCACGTAGCCTGTGATCTCATGCGGAAGCAGAGCATCCGCCAACAAGGACGAGGAGGACGAAATCTTGCTAGCACTGCCACTGCAGCAGCAGCTGGCTTTCACCTTTTCCAAATAGGTCTCAACAGCACTGGCCTCGTCTGGTGGATAACCCTGGGCAAAGTAGGCCTTCTTCAAGGAGGGAAAAACCTCATCCTTGAGCCGCTTGACCATGACCCTGTCGGCATATTTGGCCTTGGCCCGTTTTCCTTTACCATGACCTCCACCTAATTCTAATTTGTGATATTCTTCTGGCGGGAAACACTTCCTGGCGATGCTTTCAAGCAGCAGAGTGATGTTGTAGTCGGGGTTCGGCCTCGAGAAGTTTGACAAGGCATAATGGAAATTGACTGCGGCCGAGGTTATTCTGTCGTCATTATCAGATTCAGATAATTGCTtcaatttgttgtttttgttctgcTCCTCCTCCGCCTCcttgaatttcaatttctccatATCAGACTTGAATATCTCGGCCAAAATATCCGAAACCTGGTCGTGCAACAATTGATAATCGCGGTCATGCTTGTACCGCTTAACAGCCTTGTGCAACAATTGATAACGGTTGTAGCCCCGCCGGGGAGTAGTCTTGTAAATTTCTTGGCCTTCTTGAAGGATGTGGTACACAATGTTCATTGACATGGAAAAAGCCCCGAAGGACCGGAAAATAGAACCCAGGTTGCACAATAGTGTCTtggggtggttgtggtggagCCAAAACGCAGCCGTGTAGAAGGCAGAGAGATTGAACTTTCCATCCAGTAGGTTGCAGACGAGCTTGAGGGCGGTTAGGGAATTGTGGGACCAGGCCAGCGGTAGCACTTGCTTCACATAATTACACGAGGCCTCCATCTGGGCCGGGTCGTGAACGTCTTCTTCCCCGAAGTTGTAAAAGAGATCAAGGCAtgggttgttgttgttgttgttgacaaGCTCAGGGTGTGTCTCTGCCTCTGGCTTCGACATGGTTTTgattagggttttggttttgtttgcttcttctgtgttgttcttgttcttgttgtgTTTTCTTGTGTGTATCTCTCTGTTAATTTATATAGGAATACGAAGTCTCCCTGTTAATATAGGAATGaatagaaataataataagaaaaggAATACGAAATCTCCCTGTTAATATAAGAATGAatagaaataataattttcgaccaaaaaaagaagaagaaagaaaagaaataataataagaatagGAAGAAATCTCCCTGTTAACATAGGAATGAATAGAAATAATAAGGAAAGTATCAAGTAAGCCAGCCATTACCTATGTGTTGTAGGACTAAtttctctataatatatatagttaataaaattattatagcCTGAACAAGTAAGCAAATCAAACATACCCATATTGATGATCTTTTAACCACTACAAGAAAATTTGAAGGGAAAAATTACAAGTAATTTCAAGGTGCCAACAATATTAGATTTCTTCATCTAacgagaaaaagaaagattctGAAAAATGCATTAAACAATGTGATAGAGCTGAGTAAATTTGGCTCTCCAAATTtagcccaaatttttttgaacatGGCTGGAGATGAGCTTTGATTATTTTAGAACTATATTTGTCCTATGGCCCATGACTTAAGATGGCCTTATCGGTTTCAAACTTCTTCAAATGATTCTATCATGGGCTGACCCGAACAAGCGAAAAGCCCAATCTTTTGTTGcccaaaaaaatggaaaaggaaaGACAAGTATCAATCAATTAACTCTGTCTTCGTCTgcaaatcatcaaaattgtAAATCTATTTCACTGCTTTCACCAAATGAAATATAGCGGTATCACATAGCCTAATTTCACTTGGCAAACtttttatgttctttcttttggttaacaaatttttttttatctttcaaaATACGTTATACATTCAAATCGTGAACCCCTGgaaaaattcaattacaattgaaaCCCGAAGACAAGGGAGGATAGTTCTCATTATGTGGTCCacatgaaaatttgaaggaaaggaaaaattacaagaaaaaaccaaaaatgcaAATAGTAAATAGTAAATCAAAAACATTATTTAGGTTCCCTGCC
This genomic interval carries:
- the LOC18775816 gene encoding uncharacterized protein LOC18775816, which codes for MSKPEAETHPELVNNNNNNPCLDLFYNFGEEDVHDPAQMEASCNYVKQVLPLAWSHNSLTALKLVCNLLDGKFNLSAFYTAAFWLHHNHPKTLLCNLGSIFRSFGAFSMSMNIVYHILQEGQEIYKTTPRRGYNRYQLLHKAVKRYKHDRDYQLLHDQVSDILAEIFKSDMEKLKFKEAEEEQNKNNKLKQLSESDNDDRITSAAVNFHYALSNFSRPNPDYNITLLLESIARKCFPPEEYHKLELGGGHGKGKRAKAKYADRVMVKRLKDEVFPSLKKAYFAQGYPPDEASAVETYLEKVKASCCCSGSASKISSSSSLLADALLPHEITGYVHHWNFGRAAELQWKSMVEDVYSKQGKFKNWLAVCDVHPKFMDDEVSLEVSIALGLLLSELSEEPWKGKVIQFSREPQLHSIRGGDDFRYKYEFVRRMTCGVDLDFEKLFDLILQVAVNENLKPDQMIKKVLVLSHADFDRASAAETSWKIDYQAIQSKYKEKGYGDVVPHMVFWTLSKYNPEKPVAPRTQPGVSILNGFSNNLLKHFLNNEGEIGPDYLMELAISDERYQALTVVD